Proteins encoded together in one Shewanella acanthi window:
- a CDS encoding ribbon-helix-helix domain-containing protein, which yields MSLTDLKRKKPKQVIKSVSVEDFIEDANNYAFGKASILSTQPPPLVKGLDKKSTKMYRHATFTLTESSISQLDELSKETKIAKSRLVRILIDEFSRKSFDEQISVVNKNKN from the coding sequence ATGAGCTTAACTGATCTTAAACGTAAGAAACCAAAACAGGTTATCAAGTCTGTTTCAGTTGAAGATTTTATTGAAGATGCCAATAACTACGCTTTTGGTAAGGCAAGTATTTTGTCGACTCAGCCCCCGCCGTTAGTTAAGGGGCTCGATAAAAAATCGACCAAGATGTATCGCCATGCAACCTTTACGCTAACAGAAAGCAGCATCTCTCAACTTGATGAACTCTCCAAAGAAACCAAAATCGCCAAATCACGCTTGGTGCGTATTCTGATTGACGAATTCAGTCGTAAATCCTTTGATGAACAGATAAGTGTGGTCAATAAGAATAAAAACTGA